One genomic region from Bubalus bubalis isolate 160015118507 breed Murrah chromosome 24, NDDB_SH_1, whole genome shotgun sequence encodes:
- the MLST8 gene encoding target of rapamycin complex subunit LST8 isoform X2, which yields MNTSPGTVGSDPVILATAGYDHTVRFWQAHSGICTRTVQHQDSVNALEITPDRTMIAAAGYQHIRMYDLNSNNPNPIISYDGVNKNVASVGFHEDGRWMYTGGEDCTARIWDLRSRNLQCQRIFQVNAPINCVCLHPNQAELIVGDQSGAIHIWDLKTDHNEQLIPEPEVSITSAHIDPDASYMAAVNSTGNCYVWNLTGGIGDEVTQLIPKTKIPAHTRYALQCRFSPDSTLLATCSADQTCKIWRTSNFSLMTELSIKSSNPGESSRGWMWGCAFSGDSQYIVTASSDNLARLWCVETGEIKREYGGHQKAVVCLAFNDSVLG from the exons ATGAATACGTCTCCAGGCACAGTGGGCAGTGACCCCGTCATCTTGGCCACTGCAGGCTATGACCACACGGTGCGGTTCTGGCAGGCCCACAGCGGGATCTGTACGCGAACTGTGCAGCACCAGGACTCC GTGAACGCGCTGGAGATCACACCCGACCGCACCATGATTGCAGCTGCAG GTTACCAGCACATTCGCATGTATGACCTCAACTCCAATAACCCCAACCCCATCATCAGCTACGACGGGGTCAACAAGAACGTCGCATCGGTGGGCTTCCACGAGGACGGGCGATGGATGTACACGGGCGGGGAGGACTGCACCGCCCGGATCTGGGACCTCAG GTCCCGGAACCTGCAGTGTCAGCGAATCTTCCAGGTGAACGCACCCATTAACTGCGTGTGCCTGCACCCCAACCAG GCGGAGCTCATCGTGGGTGACCAGAGCGGCGCCATCCACATCTGGGACTTGAAAACCGACCACAATGAGCAGCTGATCCCGGAGCCGGAAGTCTCCATCACATCCGCCCACATCGACCCAGATGCCAGCTACATGGCTGCCGTCAATAGTACT GGGAACTGCTATGTCTGGAACCTGACCGGAGGCATTGGCGATGAGGTGACACAGCTCATCCCCAAGACCAAGATCCCGGCACACACCCGCTATGCCCTGCAGTGCCGCTTCAGCCCCGACTCCAC GCTCCTCGCCACCTGCTCGGCCGACCAGACGTGCAAGATCTGGAGGACGTCCAACTTCTCCCTGATGACAGAGCTGAGCATCAAGAGCAGTAACCCCGGAGAGTCATCTCGGGGCTGGATGTGGGGCTGCGCCTTCTCGGGAGACTCACAGTACATCGTCACCG CTTCCTCTGACAACCTGGCCCGGCTCTGGTGCGTGGAGACAGGAGAGATCAAGAGAGAGTATGGCGGCCACCAGAAAGCTGTT
- the MLST8 gene encoding target of rapamycin complex subunit LST8 isoform X1 has translation MNTSPGTVGSDPVILATAGYDHTVRFWQAHSGICTRTVQHQDSQVNALEITPDRTMIAAAGYQHIRMYDLNSNNPNPIISYDGVNKNVASVGFHEDGRWMYTGGEDCTARIWDLRSRNLQCQRIFQVNAPINCVCLHPNQAELIVGDQSGAIHIWDLKTDHNEQLIPEPEVSITSAHIDPDASYMAAVNSTGNCYVWNLTGGIGDEVTQLIPKTKIPAHTRYALQCRFSPDSTLLATCSADQTCKIWRTSNFSLMTELSIKSSNPGESSRGWMWGCAFSGDSQYIVTASSDNLARLWCVETGEIKREYGGHQKAVVCLAFNDSVLG, from the exons ATGAATACGTCTCCAGGCACAGTGGGCAGTGACCCCGTCATCTTGGCCACTGCAGGCTATGACCACACGGTGCGGTTCTGGCAGGCCCACAGCGGGATCTGTACGCGAACTGTGCAGCACCAGGACTCC CAGGTGAACGCGCTGGAGATCACACCCGACCGCACCATGATTGCAGCTGCAG GTTACCAGCACATTCGCATGTATGACCTCAACTCCAATAACCCCAACCCCATCATCAGCTACGACGGGGTCAACAAGAACGTCGCATCGGTGGGCTTCCACGAGGACGGGCGATGGATGTACACGGGCGGGGAGGACTGCACCGCCCGGATCTGGGACCTCAG GTCCCGGAACCTGCAGTGTCAGCGAATCTTCCAGGTGAACGCACCCATTAACTGCGTGTGCCTGCACCCCAACCAG GCGGAGCTCATCGTGGGTGACCAGAGCGGCGCCATCCACATCTGGGACTTGAAAACCGACCACAATGAGCAGCTGATCCCGGAGCCGGAAGTCTCCATCACATCCGCCCACATCGACCCAGATGCCAGCTACATGGCTGCCGTCAATAGTACT GGGAACTGCTATGTCTGGAACCTGACCGGAGGCATTGGCGATGAGGTGACACAGCTCATCCCCAAGACCAAGATCCCGGCACACACCCGCTATGCCCTGCAGTGCCGCTTCAGCCCCGACTCCAC GCTCCTCGCCACCTGCTCGGCCGACCAGACGTGCAAGATCTGGAGGACGTCCAACTTCTCCCTGATGACAGAGCTGAGCATCAAGAGCAGTAACCCCGGAGAGTCATCTCGGGGCTGGATGTGGGGCTGCGCCTTCTCGGGAGACTCACAGTACATCGTCACCG CTTCCTCTGACAACCTGGCCCGGCTCTGGTGCGTGGAGACAGGAGAGATCAAGAGAGAGTATGGCGGCCACCAGAAAGCTGTT